A window of the Isosphaera pallida ATCC 43644 genome harbors these coding sequences:
- a CDS encoding thiamine-phosphate kinase, with product MSQAQGEFDLIRRIQAAARPGASRPGIVLGIGDDAALLQPPPGHLVVVTTDMLMDGRHFILAEHGAEAVGIKAMGVNLSDLAAMAALPWAAFASVALPRTSEVGDANAIAHGLLQGIRRVSEDHQMVLAGGDTNAWDGPLVVSITLLGLVEDDPPGAVFRSGARPGDTLAVTGPLGGSILGRHLRPQPRIAEARALRAHLKLHALIDLSDGLASDLRRLSEASNGWGIELDEWAIPIHDDAQRLAQMSGRSPLDHALNDGEDFELCLATPETLDPDRLANLPTHLIPIGRVVDRPGFFLRAANGMIRPLEPGGFDHLRDSTNS from the coding sequence ATGAGCCAAGCCCAAGGGGAATTCGATCTGATTCGACGGATCCAAGCCGCCGCGCGTCCCGGCGCATCCCGCCCGGGAATCGTCTTGGGTATCGGCGACGACGCGGCCTTGCTCCAACCCCCACCAGGACATCTGGTGGTCGTCACCACCGACATGCTCATGGATGGACGCCATTTTATCCTTGCCGAACATGGAGCCGAAGCCGTCGGCATCAAGGCAATGGGGGTCAACCTCTCTGACCTAGCGGCAATGGCCGCCCTACCCTGGGCCGCCTTCGCTTCGGTCGCGCTGCCCCGAACCTCTGAGGTTGGCGACGCCAACGCGATTGCCCACGGTCTCCTGCAAGGAATTCGGCGTGTGTCCGAAGACCACCAGATGGTTCTGGCCGGTGGCGACACCAACGCCTGGGATGGTCCCCTCGTGGTGTCGATCACCCTCTTGGGGTTGGTCGAGGACGATCCTCCCGGCGCTGTTTTCCGATCGGGAGCGCGGCCGGGCGACACCCTCGCGGTCACAGGGCCGCTGGGTGGCAGCATCCTGGGCCGTCATCTCCGACCCCAGCCCCGGATCGCCGAAGCCAGAGCGCTGCGTGCCCACTTGAAGTTGCACGCCCTTATCGACCTCTCCGACGGTTTGGCGTCTGATCTTCGGCGTTTGTCCGAAGCATCGAACGGTTGGGGGATCGAACTCGACGAGTGGGCGATCCCGATCCACGACGACGCCCAACGTCTCGCACAGATGTCGGGACGCTCTCCGCTCGATCACGCTCTCAATGATGGCGAGGACTTCGAGTTGTGCCTCGCCACACCCGAAACCCTTGATCCTGACCGCTTGGCCAACCTGCCGACCCACCTCATTCCCATTGGGCGAGTGGTGGACCGTCCCGGATTCTTCCTTCGGGCCGCGAATGGAATGATCCGACCCTTGGAACCGGGAGGCTTTGACCATCTACGGGACTCAACAAACTCATAG
- a CDS encoding glycerate kinase, with protein MTRPSDARLSDPQSSQTDGDAARPWRVVIAPDKLKECLSATDAAEAIASGVQRACPQAWLDRVPFADGGEGTVEALARAMNGTLSEVEVRPPTPDATPIVARLAHWRDADGATVAALEMAAASGLALVPRDRRNVARATTLGTGDLIRHALDLGARRLIIGIGGSATNDGGAGMAQALGYRLLDEQGQDLPPGGLELSRLDRIDSSQRDSRLNDVEILVACDVTNPLCGPRGASAVFGPQKGADPEMVQRLDQALCRFADIIRRDLGQEIRDVPGAGAAGGLGAGLMAFLGGRLQSGVELIARAVDLERRVSQADWVLTAEGRLDGSTADGKAVAGVVRVAAARRVPVVALVGSVGAGWERLGNLGLTAIMPILTQPLNLDQALNPDHARSHLSFAAEQATRILLAGRTLR; from the coding sequence ATGACGCGCCCCTCTGATGCTCGTCTGAGCGATCCCCAGTCTTCGCAGACCGATGGCGACGCCGCAAGACCGTGGCGCGTGGTGATCGCTCCCGACAAGCTCAAGGAATGCCTCAGCGCCACCGACGCCGCCGAGGCAATCGCATCAGGAGTGCAGCGTGCGTGCCCCCAAGCCTGGCTTGATCGCGTCCCCTTCGCCGACGGCGGTGAGGGAACCGTCGAGGCGTTGGCTCGGGCGATGAACGGTACCCTTTCCGAGGTCGAAGTTCGTCCACCGACTCCCGACGCGACGCCGATTGTGGCGCGGCTGGCCCACTGGCGCGACGCCGACGGCGCGACGGTCGCCGCCCTTGAAATGGCCGCCGCCTCGGGTTTGGCCTTGGTGCCGCGTGATCGTCGCAACGTCGCCCGAGCCACGACCTTGGGCACGGGCGACCTGATTCGCCACGCCCTCGATTTGGGAGCGCGACGATTGATCATCGGCATTGGCGGTAGCGCCACCAACGACGGCGGCGCAGGAATGGCTCAGGCGTTAGGATATCGTTTGCTCGATGAACAAGGCCAGGATCTTCCACCCGGCGGGCTGGAGTTATCAAGGTTGGACCGAATTGACTCCTCCCAGCGCGATTCGCGTTTAAACGATGTGGAAATCTTGGTCGCGTGCGATGTGACTAACCCTCTTTGTGGTCCCCGAGGTGCTTCGGCAGTCTTTGGTCCCCAAAAAGGAGCTGATCCCGAGATGGTTCAACGTCTCGATCAGGCTCTTTGTCGCTTCGCCGACATCATCCGCCGCGACCTTGGCCAGGAGATTCGGGACGTTCCCGGAGCCGGGGCCGCGGGCGGCTTGGGAGCGGGTTTAATGGCGTTCCTCGGCGGGCGGTTGCAATCCGGCGTCGAACTGATCGCCCGGGCGGTGGACTTGGAACGACGTGTGTCTCAGGCCGATTGGGTCTTGACCGCCGAAGGCCGACTCGACGGCTCGACTGCTGACGGCAAAGCCGTGGCCGGGGTCGTGCGAGTGGCCGCAGCACGCCGGGTTCCAGTCGTCGCCTTGGTCGGTTCGGTCGGCGCAGGATGGGAACGGCTTGGCAACCTGGGATTGACCGCGATCATGCCGATCCTCACCCAACCTCTGAACCTCGACCAGGCTCTCAATCCCGATCACGCTCGCAGTCACCTGAGCTTCGCTGCCGAACAAGCCACCCGGATTCTCCTTGCGGGGAGAACCCTGAGATGA
- a CDS encoding sensor histidine kinase, whose amino-acid sequence MTAAGDPSPDRSHLVTGSSESLSNASPHQQVDRAAGDPQAMSPRAVLVVDDNAVNRYMLSRHVAQLGLEAETAENGQIALEMVAHRSFDLVLLDVMMPVLDGYQTLDALKRDPKLRDLPVIIVSGVDEIDSVVRCIERGAEDYLTKPIDHVLLRARINACLEKKRLRDIERKRTEELVHALAELEKAQTKLLTQEKLAYLGTISAGIAHEIKNPLNFVTNFAQLMRDLLVELREELERYQDIIEAHDYENLVDILDNLDLNASKINEHGQRADGIVRGMLLLSRGGSPKPQKAHINTILHQAVDLAYHGLRAQDTDFRIKIDMDLDSTIEPSYVVPQDLSRAFLNIVNNACYAAYDRSRKLKTTQPDFEPTVQVTSRRVGSDRVEIRIRDNGPGIPPEHLPMIFDPFFTTKPTGQGTGLGLSISHGIVVDVHRGDIRVESQPEVFTEFIVGLPLVLRDPAVTEILAETESGSEIDLPAIPDPQDGAMPSRAEAEVDHDAPL is encoded by the coding sequence ATGACCGCCGCAGGCGACCCCTCCCCAGACCGATCCCACCTTGTCACGGGGTCTTCGGAGTCCCTATCCAACGCCTCGCCTCACCAACAGGTGGATCGAGCCGCTGGCGATCCGCAGGCTATGTCGCCCCGCGCGGTGTTGGTCGTTGACGACAACGCCGTGAATCGCTATATGCTCTCCCGCCATGTCGCGCAGCTGGGTTTGGAGGCTGAAACCGCCGAGAATGGTCAAATCGCTCTGGAGATGGTGGCCCATCGGAGTTTTGACCTGGTGCTGCTGGACGTGATGATGCCGGTCCTTGACGGCTATCAGACCCTGGACGCCCTCAAACGCGACCCCAAGCTCCGAGACCTGCCCGTCATCATCGTCTCCGGCGTCGATGAGATCGACTCCGTGGTGCGATGCATTGAACGGGGCGCAGAGGATTACCTCACCAAACCGATCGATCACGTGCTGCTTCGCGCCCGGATCAACGCCTGTTTGGAAAAGAAACGGCTCCGCGACATCGAACGCAAACGCACCGAAGAACTGGTTCACGCCTTGGCGGAACTGGAGAAGGCTCAAACCAAACTGCTGACTCAAGAAAAGCTCGCCTACCTGGGAACCATCAGCGCCGGGATCGCCCATGAAATCAAGAATCCCCTCAACTTCGTGACCAACTTCGCTCAATTGATGCGCGACCTCCTGGTGGAACTCCGCGAAGAACTCGAACGCTATCAGGATATCATCGAGGCGCACGATTACGAAAATCTGGTGGACATCCTCGACAACCTGGACCTCAACGCCTCCAAAATTAACGAACACGGCCAACGCGCCGATGGGATTGTGCGGGGCATGCTCCTGCTCTCGCGGGGAGGATCGCCTAAACCCCAGAAAGCCCACATCAACACCATCCTACATCAAGCGGTTGATTTGGCCTATCACGGCCTCCGCGCCCAAGATACCGATTTTCGCATCAAAATTGATATGGACCTTGATTCAACAATCGAACCAAGTTACGTCGTGCCCCAGGATTTGAGCCGGGCGTTTCTCAACATCGTCAACAACGCCTGTTACGCTGCTTACGACCGAAGCCGCAAGCTCAAGACGACACAGCCCGACTTCGAGCCGACCGTTCAGGTGACCAGTCGCCGGGTTGGGTCGGATCGGGTCGAGATCCGGATTCGCGATAATGGTCCGGGCATTCCTCCCGAGCATCTCCCGATGATCTTCGACCCGTTTTTCACCACCAAACCGACCGGCCAGGGGACGGGGCTTGGGTTGTCGATCTCTCACGGCATCGTGGTCGATGTGCATCGGGGCGACATCCGGGTGGAATCCCAACCCGAGGTCTTTACCGAGTTCATCGTTGGTCTGCCGCTGGTGTTGCGCGATCCGGCCGTCACTGAAATCCTGGCGGAGACCGAATCGGGTTCAGAAATCGACCTGCCCGCCATCCCCGATCCTCAAGATGGAGCGATGCCCAGCCGGGCTGAGGCCGAGGTTGACCATGACGCGCCCCTCTGA
- the nadE gene encoding NAD(+) synthase: protein MASAQARVAVATLNQTVGDWSGNARRIGETFAEANHRGVRLLLLPEMCIPGYSLGDRLLRGGTIERSWDRAQALAEQTGDLVALVGLPIRFENVLFNAMAVLAGGRIAGLVAKENLATGDVEYEHRYFQPWPSGRLVPYEGPDGTHVPLGTQMFQAEGIGRFGIEICEDAWKGIRPGSLFALAGAELIVNPSASWFAIGKHRVRRRMIQQASEEDCCAYLYTSLVGCDATRLVFDGSMFIAVNGRIEGEGPRFVFEREWTLMDRVIDLTELHQTRMEKGSWRDQQQRLARGDFGQVPNVTRLTAVGRCATNDPAPAPRPYWLPPEPEHPDPSLRHLETGALRGRTITEADLNHLELELALALGLRDHLRKSGIDTCCLALSGGRDSAMVAYLVHRMQRYDHPELDDPALRSIMAQRLICAYLATDNSSRATREAARTVAEEIGATFHLGDIQPALDQTLRTVAQMTGVQLSWDEPRHDLTLQNIQARMRGTTIWTIANLHRALLLVTSNKSEAAVGYTTMDGDSSGGLAPLADVPKSLVMLWLDWAARFHGYRGPQAIAVMAASAELRPPDRVQSDEEDLMPFTILDQLMYAFVQLGLDPLEIFRRFWPVFRDHPRYRNDPRPFAADIRKFVRLMCFAQWKRDRQAISFRVTAFDLDPKTGFRFPAVQSPFVEELAELDAHVADLISNANPR, encoded by the coding sequence ATGGCCAGTGCCCAGGCACGGGTGGCGGTCGCCACCCTCAACCAGACCGTCGGCGACTGGTCGGGCAACGCCCGACGCATCGGCGAGACCTTCGCTGAGGCCAACCACCGCGGCGTGCGGTTATTACTGCTTCCCGAAATGTGCATCCCCGGCTACAGCCTGGGGGACCGACTGCTGCGCGGCGGGACGATCGAACGGTCCTGGGACCGAGCCCAAGCCCTCGCCGAACAAACCGGCGACTTGGTGGCGCTCGTTGGTCTGCCCATCCGCTTCGAGAACGTCTTATTCAACGCGATGGCGGTCCTGGCCGGAGGTCGGATCGCGGGACTCGTCGCCAAGGAGAACCTTGCAACTGGCGATGTCGAATATGAACATCGCTATTTTCAGCCTTGGCCCTCAGGCCGCCTGGTCCCCTATGAGGGACCCGACGGCACCCACGTCCCCTTGGGTACCCAGATGTTCCAGGCTGAGGGAATCGGCCGCTTCGGCATCGAGATTTGCGAAGATGCTTGGAAGGGGATTCGCCCTGGCTCCCTGTTTGCATTGGCCGGCGCGGAGTTGATCGTCAACCCTTCGGCCTCCTGGTTCGCCATCGGGAAACATCGCGTTCGCCGTCGCATGATTCAACAGGCCAGCGAGGAAGACTGCTGCGCCTACCTTTACACCTCGTTGGTCGGCTGCGACGCGACCCGCTTGGTCTTCGACGGCTCCATGTTCATCGCGGTTAACGGCCGAATCGAAGGCGAGGGGCCGCGGTTCGTCTTCGAGCGTGAGTGGACCCTGATGGATCGGGTCATCGATCTGACGGAATTGCACCAGACCCGCATGGAGAAAGGGTCCTGGCGCGATCAGCAGCAACGCCTGGCGCGCGGCGACTTCGGCCAGGTTCCCAACGTAACCCGCCTTACGGCTGTCGGCCGCTGCGCCACCAACGACCCCGCCCCCGCTCCCCGTCCCTACTGGCTCCCCCCGGAACCCGAGCATCCCGACCCTTCGTTACGTCATTTGGAAACCGGAGCGCTGCGTGGTCGCACAATCACCGAGGCGGATCTCAATCATCTGGAACTGGAACTGGCCCTCGCGCTGGGCCTGCGCGATCATCTACGCAAAAGCGGGATCGACACCTGCTGCCTGGCTCTCTCGGGAGGCCGCGACAGCGCGATGGTGGCCTATCTGGTCCATCGCATGCAGCGCTACGACCACCCCGAACTTGACGACCCAGCGCTTCGGTCGATCATGGCTCAGCGATTGATCTGCGCCTACCTAGCCACCGACAACTCCAGTCGCGCTACCCGCGAGGCGGCCCGCACGGTTGCCGAAGAGATTGGAGCAACCTTTCACCTGGGAGACATCCAGCCCGCTCTGGACCAAACCTTGCGAACGGTTGCCCAAATGACCGGCGTCCAACTTTCCTGGGACGAGCCTCGGCATGATCTGACGCTTCAGAATATTCAAGCACGCATGCGCGGAACGACCATCTGGACCATCGCCAATCTTCATCGGGCGCTGTTGTTGGTGACCAGCAACAAAAGCGAGGCGGCGGTGGGTTACACCACGATGGATGGCGATTCGTCGGGTGGTCTGGCTCCGCTGGCCGACGTTCCCAAGAGTCTGGTCATGCTTTGGTTGGACTGGGCCGCGCGGTTTCACGGCTACCGTGGTCCCCAGGCGATCGCCGTCATGGCGGCCTCGGCGGAGCTTCGTCCACCCGATCGCGTCCAGTCGGACGAAGAGGACTTGATGCCGTTTACCATCCTCGACCAACTGATGTACGCTTTCGTACAACTTGGTCTGGACCCTCTGGAGATTTTCCGTCGCTTTTGGCCAGTCTTCCGCGACCATCCCCGCTATCGAAACGACCCTCGCCCCTTCGCTGCCGACATTCGCAAATTTGTTCGTCTGATGTGCTTCGCTCAGTGGAAACGGGACCGTCAAGCGATCAGCTTCCGAGTGACCGCCTTCGACCTGGACCCCAAAACCGGCTTCCGATTCCCTGCAGTCCAAAGCCCCTTCGTCGAGGAACTCGCCGAACTCGACGCCCATGTGGCCGACCTCATCTCCAACGCGAATCCAAGATGA
- a CDS encoding TolB family protein — MPAVSACRVVRRLGMVVGLLGVALRWVGADAWGQADVEAALAAAGFWRPVVKEPGRFATGPALVRLEVDWPNSLGMVRLRAFVAEDQPNLNDPPWLTADLNRRLIGEPKHAWLQFEKTDSSGRQRMVMLRAERSDRLRAVLRERPGRGQPERVSEWELERSQPAPERPRNSGRPPLFQGQPATDDSRLFLVTPQGSDLTMIAEDQGFARAADPRWAPDGRKLAFVGFNSQGSDPLIYLIRLIEQTDDQGTIRLQPDGKPRVVAAGVTPTWSSDGRCLAYVASGTPPLQTDWSAPGRNQERIVILTLEGSDAGASRVLVEGIEPSWNPRDDRLAFVKVRGGNTDLALTRAAGGGITQLTNHPARDGWPIWTHDGSELIFLSNRTNRWDLFKIDPNQPERIMPFTQHRLREDRADLSPDGLRLLFTERWGLPDSRIVLLDLSRDQTVILTEAPNGDREAVWSPDGRWIAFVSRRATP; from the coding sequence TTGCCGGCCGTGAGCGCTTGCCGGGTCGTCAGACGGTTGGGGATGGTTGTGGGGCTGTTGGGTGTGGCGTTGCGGTGGGTCGGCGCGGACGCTTGGGGTCAAGCCGACGTCGAAGCGGCGCTCGCCGCGGCGGGTTTCTGGCGTCCGGTGGTGAAGGAACCCGGACGTTTCGCTACCGGTCCTGCGTTGGTTCGGTTGGAGGTGGATTGGCCCAACTCGCTGGGGATGGTTCGACTGCGGGCATTCGTCGCCGAGGACCAACCAAACCTCAATGATCCGCCCTGGCTGACCGCCGATCTCAACCGCCGACTCATCGGTGAACCCAAGCATGCTTGGCTGCAGTTCGAGAAAACCGACTCTTCGGGCCGTCAGAGGATGGTGATGCTGCGGGCCGAGCGTTCCGACCGGCTTCGAGCCGTGCTGCGTGAACGTCCGGGACGGGGACAACCCGAACGGGTAAGCGAGTGGGAGCTGGAACGCTCCCAACCCGCGCCGGAGCGACCCCGTAACTCAGGGCGTCCTCCCCTGTTTCAAGGGCAACCCGCGACGGACGACTCCCGCTTGTTCCTGGTCACTCCTCAAGGGAGCGACCTCACCATGATCGCCGAGGATCAAGGGTTCGCTCGAGCCGCTGATCCCCGCTGGGCGCCGGATGGTCGAAAACTGGCCTTCGTGGGCTTCAATAGTCAGGGCAGTGATCCTCTTATCTATCTCATTCGATTAATCGAACAAACCGACGATCAAGGCACGATTCGACTTCAACCTGATGGCAAGCCGCGTGTGGTGGCCGCGGGAGTGACTCCCACCTGGTCTTCCGACGGTCGTTGCTTGGCTTATGTGGCCAGCGGAACCCCCCCCCTTCAAACCGACTGGTCGGCTCCGGGTCGCAACCAGGAGCGGATTGTGATCCTCACCTTGGAGGGTTCCGACGCGGGGGCGTCCCGAGTGCTTGTGGAGGGAATCGAGCCCAGCTGGAATCCTCGGGATGACCGTCTGGCGTTTGTCAAAGTGCGTGGTGGGAACACCGATCTGGCCCTCACCCGTGCGGCGGGGGGAGGGATTACCCAGTTGACGAATCATCCTGCGCGTGATGGTTGGCCAATCTGGACCCACGATGGAAGTGAGTTGATTTTCCTTTCCAACCGAACTAACCGTTGGGACTTGTTCAAAATTGACCCCAACCAACCTGAACGGATCATGCCGTTTACTCAGCATCGTCTTCGCGAAGATCGAGCTGACCTCTCCCCCGACGGCCTTCGTCTGTTGTTCACCGAGCGTTGGGGATTGCCCGACAGCCGGATTGTTCTGCTGGACCTCAGCCGGGACCAAACGGTGATCCTCACCGAAGCTCCCAACGGCGATCGCGAGGCCGTCTGGTCACCCGATGGCCGCTGGATCGCCTTCGTGAGCCGGCGGGCCACGCCTTAA
- the mtnA gene encoding S-methyl-5-thioribose-1-phosphate isomerase produces the protein MTGDSVSTSSLTTLIMPPTLRWEGDPWTGSLILLDQTRLPGEVATCRIDTVTDLVEAIRSLRVRGAPAIGVSAGYGVVLGMRAASDPNDLSSVHAAMTDAVERLAVSRPTAVNLVWALRRVRERVESLVVHQTRAQTQTILARDLIQQAWLEAVAIHQDDMAMCLAIGRHGADWIDARFGNPRPPCPRLEIITHCNAGALATSDHGTALAVVYETHRRGRDLAVLADETRPLLQGARLTAWELSRRGIPVTVIGDGMAAALMSRGRGRLVIVGADRIAANGDVANKIGTYALAIVARRHGLPFVVAAPSSTFDLTLTDGSSIPIEQRDPAELIWMGGKRIVPEGVAVENPAFDVTPAELIDAIVTERGVIEPVKAATVQALIA, from the coding sequence ATGACCGGCGATTCGGTTTCCACGTCGTCGCTCACCACCCTGATCATGCCTCCCACGCTCCGCTGGGAAGGTGATCCGTGGACAGGGAGCTTGATTCTACTCGACCAGACCCGTTTGCCCGGCGAAGTCGCCACGTGTCGGATTGACACGGTGACCGATCTTGTCGAGGCGATTCGGTCGCTGCGGGTCCGAGGGGCTCCGGCCATCGGCGTGTCGGCGGGCTACGGCGTGGTGTTGGGGATGAGGGCCGCATCGGATCCGAACGACCTGAGCTCGGTTCACGCGGCCATGACCGACGCTGTGGAACGCCTGGCTGTGAGTCGTCCCACGGCGGTCAACCTCGTCTGGGCGCTGCGACGCGTCCGCGAGCGGGTCGAATCGCTCGTCGTCCATCAAACGCGTGCCCAAACGCAAACGATCCTTGCCCGCGACCTGATCCAGCAAGCTTGGCTGGAGGCGGTGGCGATTCACCAAGACGATATGGCGATGTGTCTGGCGATTGGGCGTCATGGAGCCGACTGGATCGACGCCCGCTTCGGCAACCCCCGCCCACCGTGCCCGCGGCTTGAAATCATCACGCATTGCAACGCGGGCGCTTTGGCGACTTCCGATCACGGCACTGCGCTGGCGGTTGTTTACGAGACGCATCGACGTGGCCGCGACCTGGCCGTCTTGGCCGACGAAACCCGTCCGTTGCTCCAAGGAGCGCGGCTGACCGCTTGGGAATTGAGCCGCCGCGGAATTCCGGTTACGGTCATTGGCGATGGGATGGCCGCGGCGCTAATGAGTCGGGGCCGAGGCCGTCTGGTCATCGTCGGGGCCGATCGCATCGCCGCCAACGGCGACGTGGCCAACAAAATCGGCACATATGCATTAGCGATTGTCGCGCGTCGCCACGGTTTGCCCTTTGTGGTCGCCGCCCCTTCCAGCACCTTCGACTTGACGCTGACCGATGGTTCGTCCATCCCCATCGAACAACGCGACCCCGCTGAGTTGATCTGGATGGGGGGGAAGCGGATTGTTCCCGAGGGAGTCGCCGTGGAGAATCCGGCGTTCGACGTCACCCCCGCTGAACTCATCGACGCGATTGTGACCGAGCGGGGCGTGATTGAACCGGTGAAGGCCGCGACGGTTCAAGCCTTGATCGCATGA
- the ald gene encoding alanine dehydrogenase translates to MTTIGVPREIKADEYRVAMLPVGVEELTHAGARVLVETGAGLGSGLTDDQYAEAGAEIVETAQEVWAQADLVVKVKEPQPLEWPWMRPGQTLFTYFHFAADETLTRAVIDSGVTAIAYETIRDAKGALPLLTPMSEVAGRMSIQEGAKFLEKPTQGRGILLAGVPGVAPAEVVILGGGVVGSNAAKVAAGLGANVRILDVNLDRLRYLDDIMPPNVTTLYSDRHTIRESLQRADLVIGAVLITGARAPRLVRRQDLALMNTGAVIVDVAIDQGGCVETARPTTHKDPTFAVDGIIHYCVTNMPGAVGRTSTYALCNVTLPYVARMVREGWRALATRDPGFAEGVNIHAGRVTNQAVANTFHLECHAWDALPSLTPV, encoded by the coding sequence ATGACGACAATCGGCGTGCCTCGGGAAATCAAGGCCGACGAATACCGCGTGGCCATGCTTCCAGTAGGGGTTGAAGAACTGACCCACGCCGGCGCGCGGGTGCTGGTCGAGACCGGTGCCGGTTTGGGTAGCGGCCTAACCGACGATCAGTACGCCGAAGCCGGAGCCGAAATTGTCGAAACGGCCCAAGAGGTGTGGGCCCAGGCCGATTTGGTGGTCAAGGTCAAAGAACCTCAGCCCCTCGAGTGGCCCTGGATGAGACCCGGCCAGACCCTCTTCACCTACTTCCACTTCGCGGCCGACGAAACCCTCACCCGCGCGGTGATCGACTCGGGCGTGACCGCAATCGCCTACGAGACGATTCGTGACGCCAAAGGCGCTTTGCCGCTGTTGACGCCGATGAGCGAAGTGGCCGGTCGGATGAGCATTCAGGAAGGCGCGAAGTTCCTCGAAAAACCAACTCAAGGCCGCGGGATTCTCCTGGCGGGAGTGCCCGGGGTGGCCCCCGCCGAAGTGGTCATCCTGGGCGGTGGCGTGGTCGGCTCCAACGCCGCCAAAGTGGCCGCGGGCCTCGGTGCCAACGTCCGCATCCTGGATGTCAACCTCGATCGGCTTCGTTACCTCGACGACATTATGCCCCCAAATGTGACGACGCTTTACTCCGATCGTCATACCATTCGGGAATCGCTGCAGCGGGCCGACTTGGTCATCGGAGCAGTGCTGATCACCGGAGCCCGCGCGCCCCGTTTGGTCCGCCGTCAAGACCTGGCTTTGATGAACACCGGAGCGGTCATTGTTGATGTCGCCATTGACCAAGGCGGCTGCGTCGAGACCGCCCGGCCCACCACCCACAAGGACCCCACCTTCGCGGTTGATGGGATCATTCATTATTGCGTCACCAACATGCCCGGCGCAGTGGGACGCACCAGCACCTACGCGCTTTGCAATGTCACCCTTCCTTATGTGGCACGCATGGTCCGCGAAGGCTGGCGCGCCCTGGCCACCCGCGATCCCGGCTTCGCCGAAGGAGTCAACATCCACGCCGGTCGCGTCACCAACCAGGCCGTCGCTAACACCTTCCACTTAGAATGTCACGCTTGGGACGCCCTTCCTTCCTTGACTCCGGTATGA
- a CDS encoding acyl-CoA dehydrogenase family protein has translation MEFDFTPSQRHWHDSAVQFAREHLTDDILERDEHRTFWREGWTRCAEFGIQGLPIPQTYGGKGGGLSDTIAAMEGLGYGCPDSGLIFSINASMWTNSIPILLYGTEDQKRRYLPGLCDGSIIGANAASEPEAGSDVFAMKSTAVRQGDHWVLNGRKTWITSGPVADLFVSFAVTHPGQGVMGLSAFLVPKDAPGFRVVREIRKLGVRTVPMGEAVFEDCRIPAANLLGKEGRGAEVFNCSMEWERGAILAAALGTMRRQLERCVQFARTRVQYGQPIGKFQAVSHAIADMHVRLETCRPLVYKIGWLKDRGKDATIASAIAKLHVSESFVENSITAVRIFGARGFVAEFGIEKDLRDSIGSLIYSGTNEIQKNLIARHLRL, from the coding sequence ATGGAGTTTGACTTTACGCCTTCGCAACGCCACTGGCACGACTCGGCGGTTCAATTCGCCCGCGAGCATCTGACCGACGACATCCTCGAACGCGACGAACATCGGACCTTTTGGCGCGAGGGCTGGACCCGTTGCGCCGAGTTTGGCATCCAGGGTCTGCCGATTCCCCAGACCTACGGCGGCAAGGGAGGCGGACTTTCCGACACCATCGCCGCGATGGAGGGGTTGGGTTACGGCTGCCCGGATTCGGGTCTGATCTTCTCGATCAACGCCTCGATGTGGACCAACTCGATTCCGATTTTGCTTTACGGCACCGAAGATCAGAAACGCCGCTACCTCCCGGGGCTGTGCGACGGCTCGATCATCGGAGCCAACGCCGCCAGCGAGCCGGAGGCTGGTTCCGACGTGTTTGCGATGAAGTCCACCGCAGTGCGCCAGGGGGATCATTGGGTTCTCAACGGCCGCAAAACCTGGATCACCTCCGGGCCGGTAGCGGATTTGTTCGTCTCATTCGCGGTGACTCATCCGGGTCAGGGGGTGATGGGCCTTTCGGCCTTCCTGGTTCCCAAGGACGCGCCGGGCTTCCGCGTGGTCCGCGAAATTCGCAAGCTCGGCGTGCGTACCGTGCCCATGGGCGAAGCGGTCTTTGAGGATTGCCGCATCCCTGCCGCCAACCTGCTGGGCAAGGAAGGGCGCGGCGCGGAGGTCTTCAACTGTTCGATGGAATGGGAGCGTGGCGCGATTCTGGCCGCGGCGTTGGGCACGATGCGCCGCCAGTTGGAGCGCTGCGTCCAATTCGCTCGCACCCGCGTCCAGTATGGTCAGCCGATCGGCAAGTTTCAGGCGGTTTCGCACGCGATTGCCGACATGCATGTGCGTTTGGAGACCTGTCGCCCCCTGGTTTATAAAATCGGATGGCTCAAGGACCGGGGCAAAGACGCGACGATCGCCTCGGCCATCGCTAAACTGCATGTCTCCGAGTCGTTCGTTGAAAACAGCATCACGGCCGTGCGGATCTTCGGCGCGCGGGGATTCGTGGCCGAGTTCGGCATCGAGAAGGATTTGCGCGACTCGATCGGCAGCCTGATCTATTCTGGGACCAACGAGATTCAGAAAAACCTGATCGCTCGTCACCTCCGCTTGTAG